A single genomic interval of Pyrus communis chromosome 5, drPyrComm1.1, whole genome shotgun sequence harbors:
- the LOC137734057 gene encoding patatin-like protein 6, which produces MNSTRTEMQEPSIDTDKLSYEIFSILESKFLFGYDDQKLWVPKQVSPSPTPVSDSKPDPVQLVGVQPQSENGVGAIKNQRGKICILSIDGGGGMRGILPGKALAYLEQALKQKSGNPDARIADYFDVATGAGVGGIFAAMLFATRDHARPIFKAEDTWRFLSDHGKSLFNNNRSSSSASSPGFLRRLFRSSGSGSGSTGSATAGLEKVMKEAFADVDRTLTLKDTLKPVLIPCYDLSSRAPFLFSRADALETDSYDFRLWEVCRATSAEPVIFQPVQMQSVNNQTKCLAVDGGLAMSNPTAAAITHVLHNKQEFPFVRGVEDIMVLSIGSGQFLEEVRYEYEQVKKWRAKEWARPMARIAGDGSADLVDQSVAMAFGQSGSSNYVRIQANGASLGRCGPNVDTDASPNNVKKLVGVAEEMLKQKNVESVLFGGKRIGEQSNFEKLDWFAGELVLEHQRRSCRIAPTVAFKQAAAKTT; this is translated from the exons ATGAATTCAACTCGGACCGAAATGCAGGAGCCGAGCATCGACACCGATAAGCTGAGCTACGAGATATTTTCGATACTGGAGAGCAAGTTCCTGTTTGGCTACGACGATCAGAAGCTCTGGGTTCCCAAACAGGTATCTCCGTCCCCCACGCCGGTCTCCGATTCCAAACCCGACCCGGTCCAGCTGGTGGGCGTTCAGCCCCAATCTGAAAACGGCGTCGGGGCGATCAAAAACCAGAGGGGAAAAATCTGCATTCTCAGCATCGACGGCGGGGGAGGAATGAGAGGGATTCTTCCCGGAAAGGCCCTGGCGTATCTCGAGCAAGCGTTGAAGCAGAAATCGGGGAATCCGGACGCCAGAATCGCCGATTACTTCGACGTCGCCACCGGAGCCGGCGTTGGAGGTATATTCGCGGCCATGCTCTTCGCCACCAGAGACCACGCCCGCCCGATTTTCAAGGCCGAAGACACGTGGCGCTTCCTCTCCGATCACGGCAAGAGCTTGTTCAACAACAACCGGTCCTCCTCCTCAGCCTCCTCCCCCGGTTTTCTGCGTCGCCTCTTTCGAAGTTCCGGTTCGGGCTCGGGTTCAACTGGGTCCGCCACGGCCGGTTTGGAAAAAGTAATGAAAGAGGCGTTCGCCGACGTTGATAGGACGCTGACGTTGAAAGACACGCTCAAGCCGGTTTTAATTCCGTGCTACGACCTTTCCAGTAGGGCGCCGTTTCTGTTTTCCAGGGCCGACGCGCTCGAGACCGACAGTTACGACTTCCGCCTCTGGGAGGTCTGCCGCGCCACGTCAGCCGAGCCGGTAATCTTCCAACCCGTCCAAATGCAGTCCGTCAACAACCAGACAAAGTGCCTGGCCGTGGACGGCGGCTTGGCCATGAGCAACCCGACGGCGGCGGCGATCACGCACGTGCTGCACAACAAGCAGGAGTTCCCGTTCGTGCGAGGGGTCGAGGACATAATGGTCCTTTCAATAGGGAGCGGTCAGTTTCTGGAAGAAGTGAGGTACGAGTACGAGCAAGTGAAGAAGTGGCGAGCCAAGGAATGGGCTCGGCCCATGGCCCGAATCGCCGGCGACGGGTCAGCCGACCTGGTGGATCAGTCCGTCGCCATGGCGTTTGGTCAGTCCGGGAGCAGTAACTACGTGCGCATCCAG GCAAATGGGGCAAGCTTGGGACGTTGCGGGCCAAATGTAGATACAGACGCAAGTCCTAACAACGTTAAGAAGCTGGTGGGAGTGGCAGAGGAAATGCTGAAACAGAAGAATGTTGAATCGGTGCTCTTTGGCGGTAAGAGGATCGGCGAGCAGAGCAATTTCGAGAAGCTCGATTGGTTTGCCGGAGAACTGGTGCTCGAGCATCAGAGGAGGAGTTGCAGAATAGCTCCCACTGTTGCCTTCAAGCAAGCTGCTGCCAAAACAACTTAG
- the LOC137735025 gene encoding uncharacterized protein isoform X2, with the protein MESKLLFSSTSTTTFHHKRRVHQNSPSICIKLNTSSSSSYNACSCHQLLLQQQQKKHSSFTPKASAKNAQTGPTQLALNPTKEPKKKGTIAGAVALIIGTSIGSGILALPEKASPAGLLPSSISMVVCWGFLLIEAILLVEINVSMRRKKRIEDNAENELEVISIRTMAQETLGDFGGTLVTLIYIFLGYTSVIAYSSKSGDILFHLINLPAPVSGFFFTMFFTLLIAIGGTRATDQVNQLLTASMIGLLLAKEVLAVVFGGWSGVEGSGDWGKVPATVPVIIFALVYHDLAPVLCAYLGSDLARLRISVFLGSLVPLLALLVWDAIALGLSAQADQVVDPVELLMRVKWSGVSYMVEAFSLLAIGTSLIGTLLGFSEFFKEQLNNLSSISSPTQTLEKPDITFELRKWWGRNQISLAAVAMVVGPSLIVSTSIPDAFSTATDIAGGYGMTMLYGVLPPAMAWAMHNKECENEEQKTLSRARPVLVGAGLFACAIVGEQIVQDILAFHS; encoded by the exons ATGGAATCAAAACTCTTGTTTTCATCGACATCAACTACCACCTTCCATCACAAAAGAAGAGTTCACCAAAACAGCCCAAGTATTTGCATAAAACTCAACAC AAGTAGCAGCTCCAGCTACAATGCTTGTTCCTGCCACCAGCTGCTGctccagcagcagcagaaaAAGCACTCATCATTTACTCCGAAGGCTTCTGCAAAGAATGCACAGACAGGTCCTACACAGTTGGCACTAAACCCTACCAAGGAGCCCAAGAAGAAAGGAACCATCGCTGGCGCAGTTGCTTTGATCATCGGTACTAGTATAGGCTCGGGGATCCTTGCACTCCCGGAGAAAGCTTCTCCAGCA GGATTGCTTCCAAGTTCAATATCCATGGTGGTATGTTGGGGGTTTCTCCTGATCGAGGCGATTTTGCTTGTCGAGATCAATGTAAGTATGAGGAGGAAGAAGCGAATCGAAGACAATGCTGAAAATGAACTGGAGGTGATTTCTATTAGGACTATGGCCCAAGAGACTCTAGGAGACTTTGGTGGAACTCTAGTCACTCTGATTTATATTTTCTTAGGCTACACTTCAGTCATTGCTTATAGTTCCAAGTCTGGAgatattctcttccatttgatCAATCTTCCGGCTCCAGTTTCCGGCTTCTTTTTTACCATGTTTTTTACCCTGCTCATCGCCATAGGTGGGACTCGAGCCACTGATCAAGTTAACCAACTCCTTACTGCTTCCATGATAG GTTTATTACTAGCAAAAGAGGTGCTAGCAGTTGTGTTTGGAGGGTGGTCAGGAGTAGAGGGAAGTGGAGATTGGGGGAAGGTCCCCGCTACGGTACCTGTGATTATCTTTGCTCTGGTGTATCATGACCTAGCACCCG TTCTTTGTGCTTATTTGGGAAGTGATCTCGCACGCCTAAGGATTTCGGTATTTCTTGGTAGTCTTGTTCCATTGCTAGCATTGCTCGTTTGGGATGCAATTGCACTTGGCCTCTCTGCGCAGGCCGATCAAGTTGTTGACCCTGTTGAGTTGCTTATGAG GGTGAAATGGAGTGGGGTTTCATATATGGTAGAAGCTTTCTCACTCCTTGCAATTGGAACATCATTAATTGGTACTCTTCTTGGCTTCTCTGAGTTTTTCAAAGAACAACTTAACAACCTCTCGTCGATATCTTCTCCCACGCAAACACTCGAG AAACCGGACATCACATTCGAGCTGAGAAAATGGTGGGGAAGAAATCAAATTAGCCTTGCAGCAGTGGCAATGGTTGTTGGTCCATCTCTTATTGTGTCGACTAGTATTCCAGATGCATTCTCTACTGCCACAGACATTGCT GGAGGGTATGGTATGACAATGCTATATGGAGTTCTACCGCCGGCAATGGCGTGGGCGATGCACAACAAAGAATGTGAAAATGAGGAGCAAAAAACTTTATCAAGAGCAAGGCCTGTACTAGTTGGGGCAGGACTCTTTGCTTGTGCAATAGTGGGAGAGCAAATCGTGCAGGATATCCTCGCATTTCATTCCTAG
- the LOC137735025 gene encoding uncharacterized protein isoform X1 — MESKLLFSSTSTTTFHHKRRVHQNSPSICIKLNTTVPLRSSSSSYNACSCHQLLLQQQQKKHSSFTPKASAKNAQTGPTQLALNPTKEPKKKGTIAGAVALIIGTSIGSGILALPEKASPAGLLPSSISMVVCWGFLLIEAILLVEINVSMRRKKRIEDNAENELEVISIRTMAQETLGDFGGTLVTLIYIFLGYTSVIAYSSKSGDILFHLINLPAPVSGFFFTMFFTLLIAIGGTRATDQVNQLLTASMIGLLLAKEVLAVVFGGWSGVEGSGDWGKVPATVPVIIFALVYHDLAPVLCAYLGSDLARLRISVFLGSLVPLLALLVWDAIALGLSAQADQVVDPVELLMRVKWSGVSYMVEAFSLLAIGTSLIGTLLGFSEFFKEQLNNLSSISSPTQTLEKPDITFELRKWWGRNQISLAAVAMVVGPSLIVSTSIPDAFSTATDIAGGYGMTMLYGVLPPAMAWAMHNKECENEEQKTLSRARPVLVGAGLFACAIVGEQIVQDILAFHS, encoded by the exons ATGGAATCAAAACTCTTGTTTTCATCGACATCAACTACCACCTTCCATCACAAAAGAAGAGTTCACCAAAACAGCCCAAGTATTTGCATAAAACTCAACAC CACTGTTCCTCTCAGAAGTAGCAGCTCCAGCTACAATGCTTGTTCCTGCCACCAGCTGCTGctccagcagcagcagaaaAAGCACTCATCATTTACTCCGAAGGCTTCTGCAAAGAATGCACAGACAGGTCCTACACAGTTGGCACTAAACCCTACCAAGGAGCCCAAGAAGAAAGGAACCATCGCTGGCGCAGTTGCTTTGATCATCGGTACTAGTATAGGCTCGGGGATCCTTGCACTCCCGGAGAAAGCTTCTCCAGCA GGATTGCTTCCAAGTTCAATATCCATGGTGGTATGTTGGGGGTTTCTCCTGATCGAGGCGATTTTGCTTGTCGAGATCAATGTAAGTATGAGGAGGAAGAAGCGAATCGAAGACAATGCTGAAAATGAACTGGAGGTGATTTCTATTAGGACTATGGCCCAAGAGACTCTAGGAGACTTTGGTGGAACTCTAGTCACTCTGATTTATATTTTCTTAGGCTACACTTCAGTCATTGCTTATAGTTCCAAGTCTGGAgatattctcttccatttgatCAATCTTCCGGCTCCAGTTTCCGGCTTCTTTTTTACCATGTTTTTTACCCTGCTCATCGCCATAGGTGGGACTCGAGCCACTGATCAAGTTAACCAACTCCTTACTGCTTCCATGATAG GTTTATTACTAGCAAAAGAGGTGCTAGCAGTTGTGTTTGGAGGGTGGTCAGGAGTAGAGGGAAGTGGAGATTGGGGGAAGGTCCCCGCTACGGTACCTGTGATTATCTTTGCTCTGGTGTATCATGACCTAGCACCCG TTCTTTGTGCTTATTTGGGAAGTGATCTCGCACGCCTAAGGATTTCGGTATTTCTTGGTAGTCTTGTTCCATTGCTAGCATTGCTCGTTTGGGATGCAATTGCACTTGGCCTCTCTGCGCAGGCCGATCAAGTTGTTGACCCTGTTGAGTTGCTTATGAG GGTGAAATGGAGTGGGGTTTCATATATGGTAGAAGCTTTCTCACTCCTTGCAATTGGAACATCATTAATTGGTACTCTTCTTGGCTTCTCTGAGTTTTTCAAAGAACAACTTAACAACCTCTCGTCGATATCTTCTCCCACGCAAACACTCGAG AAACCGGACATCACATTCGAGCTGAGAAAATGGTGGGGAAGAAATCAAATTAGCCTTGCAGCAGTGGCAATGGTTGTTGGTCCATCTCTTATTGTGTCGACTAGTATTCCAGATGCATTCTCTACTGCCACAGACATTGCT GGAGGGTATGGTATGACAATGCTATATGGAGTTCTACCGCCGGCAATGGCGTGGGCGATGCACAACAAAGAATGTGAAAATGAGGAGCAAAAAACTTTATCAAGAGCAAGGCCTGTACTAGTTGGGGCAGGACTCTTTGCTTGTGCAATAGTGGGAGAGCAAATCGTGCAGGATATCCTCGCATTTCATTCCTAG